A stretch of the Chlorobiota bacterium genome encodes the following:
- a CDS encoding peptidylprolyl isomerase, translating to MNKFYLVVIIFCFSVINIHSQVVSGSKRQLIDGVAAVVGNEVILKSNIIQQIYILIQQKQGNNLDVNDPKVFQQILNSVIDEKLVLAQAKEDSITVNDDEVQQALDMRLSGLIQQVGSEERLEKIYGMTMVQIRNEARELIKSQMLVENIQRRKFSNVKPTENDINEFYSSYKDSLPYVPEQFEIKHLALKIKPSQNAKELTIALANKIIDSLKNGGDFSDFAKRYSSDPGSAVKGGDLGFVGEGKFVKPFEDAAKQLSIMEISKPIETQFGFHIIQLLDKKNNEHHTRHILLKVIESDVDKTNLINRLNELKNKANSGESFDSLAKKFSEDESSRGSGGNLGKFSSEQLTPDYKRDLSNLKVGEISNPSIVSLSPTENAYHILKFSQKIPAHKLDPKEDRIQLARMATVYKQNKEYSKWLVELRSKIYWEIK from the coding sequence GCTGTTGTAGGAAATGAAGTGATTTTAAAAAGCAATATTATTCAACAGATTTATATTTTAATACAACAAAAACAGGGCAACAATTTAGATGTAAATGATCCAAAAGTTTTTCAACAAATATTAAATTCTGTTATAGATGAAAAATTAGTATTAGCTCAGGCAAAAGAAGATAGTATAACTGTTAATGATGACGAAGTTCAACAAGCATTAGATATGAGACTTAGTGGACTAATCCAGCAAGTTGGTTCAGAAGAAAGACTTGAAAAAATTTATGGAATGACGATGGTTCAAATTAGAAATGAAGCAAGAGAATTAATTAAATCACAAATGTTAGTTGAGAATATTCAACGCAGAAAATTTTCTAATGTTAAACCAACTGAAAACGATATAAACGAATTCTATAGTTCTTATAAAGATTCTTTACCATATGTTCCTGAACAATTTGAAATAAAGCATCTTGCTTTAAAAATCAAACCTAGTCAAAACGCTAAAGAATTAACAATTGCCTTAGCAAATAAAATCATCGATTCTTTGAAAAATGGTGGGGATTTCTCAGATTTTGCAAAAAGATATTCATCTGACCCTGGTTCTGCAGTCAAAGGTGGAGATCTTGGTTTTGTTGGTGAAGGGAAATTTGTAAAACCATTCGAAGATGCAGCTAAACAATTAAGCATAATGGAAATATCAAAACCAATTGAAACTCAATTTGGATTTCATATTATTCAGTTGTTGGATAAAAAAAATAATGAACATCATACAAGGCATATTTTATTAAAAGTAATAGAATCTGATGTTGATAAAACAAATTTAATTAATAGGTTGAATGAGTTAAAGAATAAGGCAAATTCAGGGGAGTCATTTGATTCACTTGCTAAAAAATTTAGCGAAGATGAAAGTTCTAGAGGTTCTGGTGGGAATTTAGGGAAATTCAGTTCAGAACAATTAACTCCAGATTACAAAAGAGACTTATCAAATTTAAAAGTTGGAGAAATATCAAATCCTTCTATAGTTTCTCTTTCTCCAACTGAAAATGCTTATCATATTTTAAAGTTTAGTCAGAAAATTCCAGCACATAAACTTGACCCAAAAGAAGATAGAATTCAGTTAGCCCGTATGGCAACAGTTTATAAACAAAACAAAGAATATTCCAAATGGTTAGTTGAGTTGAGATCAAAAATTTATTGGGAAATTAAATAA
- a CDS encoding iron-sulfur cluster assembly accessory protein, translating into MSDILDIEILSPKISNPSSPISITEKAVLEVHKIMEQNKIPSDYGLRVGVKGGGCSGLSYTLGFDSQKRDGDKEVLLGDVKLFVDAKSLFYLMGTELDFTDGLNGRGFTFNNPNAAKTCGCGSSFGV; encoded by the coding sequence ATGTCAGATATATTAGATATAGAAATATTATCCCCAAAGATTTCAAATCCATCTTCTCCAATTTCTATAACTGAAAAAGCAGTTTTAGAAGTACATAAAATAATGGAACAAAATAAAATTCCTAGTGATTATGGTTTAAGAGTAGGTGTAAAGGGTGGAGGTTGTTCTGGTTTAAGTTACACTTTAGGTTTTGATTCTCAAAAAAGAGATGGTGATAAAGAGGTGTTGTTAGGTGATGTAAAATTGTTTGTAGATGCTAAAAGTTTGTTCTATTTGATGGGAACTGAACTTGATTTTACAGATGGTTTGAATGGTAGGGGTTTTACTTTTAATAATCCTAATGCAGCCAAAACATGTGGATGTGGTTCAAGTTTTGGAGTATAG
- the iscU gene encoding Fe-S cluster assembly scaffold IscU: MAYSDKVIDHFNNPRNVGTLDVSDATVGTGLVGAPECGDVMRLQIKINPETGVIEEAKFKTFGCGSAIASSSYATELIKGKTIEEAFELKNTQIVEDLNLPPVKIHCSVLAEDAIKAAVEDFKKKQATLIASVEVS; this comes from the coding sequence ATGGCATATTCAGATAAAGTTATAGATCATTTTAATAATCCAAGGAATGTTGGAACATTAGATGTAAGTGATGCAACAGTTGGTACTGGTTTAGTGGGTGCACCTGAGTGCGGGGATGTGATGAGGTTGCAAATTAAAATTAATCCTGAAACAGGAGTAATTGAAGAAGCCAAATTTAAAACATTTGGATGTGGTTCAGCTATTGCATCTTCAAGTTATGCAACAGAATTAATCAAAGGTAAAACTATCGAGGAAGCATTTGAGTTGAAAAATACACAAATAGTTGAAGATTTAAATTTACCACCCGTTAAAATACATTGCTCAGTTTTAGCAGAAGATGCAATAAAAGCAGCAGTTGAAGATTTTAAGAAAAAACAGGCAACTTTAATTGCTAGCGTTGAAGTATCATAA
- a CDS encoding IscS subfamily cysteine desulfurase, which produces MKLPIYLDNNATTQVDKRVLDEMIPYFCEIYGNASSRNHDFGWHAESAVENSRSIISNSIGAESKEIVFTSGATESNNLAIKGVAEMYSTKGDHIITATTEHKAVIDTCKSLERKGVRVTYLPVSKEGFIDLQALKDACTDKTLLVSIMHANNEIGTIQDIKSIGAICREKGILLHTDATQSVGKIPFNVDDLNIDLASFTAHKMYGPKGVGALYVRKKKPRVRLASQIDGGGHERGMRSGTLNVPGIVGFGKALEIAINEMDQDTNHVIGLRKKLWDGINAKLDEIYINGPHPVIDSTRRLPGNLNISFAYVEGEGMMMGIKEIAVSSGSACTSATLEPSYVLKALGVGEDLAHSSIRFGLGRFTTEEEIDYTLDKLIGAVSHLRDMSPLYEMVKMGIDLNSIEWAHH; this is translated from the coding sequence ATGAAACTTCCAATCTATTTAGATAATAATGCAACAACTCAAGTTGATAAAAGAGTTTTAGATGAAATGATACCATATTTTTGTGAAATATATGGTAATGCTTCAAGTAGAAATCATGATTTTGGATGGCATGCAGAGTCTGCTGTTGAGAATTCTAGGAGTATTATATCCAATTCAATTGGGGCTGAATCTAAAGAGATTGTATTTACATCAGGAGCGACTGAAAGTAATAATCTTGCAATTAAAGGGGTTGCTGAAATGTATTCAACAAAAGGAGATCATATTATTACAGCAACAACAGAACATAAAGCAGTAATTGATACTTGTAAATCATTAGAAAGAAAAGGAGTTAGAGTTACATATTTGCCTGTATCAAAAGAAGGTTTTATTGATTTACAAGCTCTTAAAGATGCTTGTACAGATAAAACACTTTTAGTTTCAATAATGCATGCTAATAATGAGATTGGTACAATTCAGGATATAAAATCTATTGGTGCTATCTGCCGTGAAAAAGGGATTTTATTACATACCGACGCAACTCAAAGTGTAGGAAAAATACCATTTAATGTTGACGATTTAAACATTGATTTAGCCTCATTTACCGCACATAAAATGTATGGTCCAAAAGGAGTTGGTGCACTTTATGTTAGAAAGAAAAAACCACGTGTAAGGTTAGCCTCTCAAATTGATGGGGGTGGTCACGAAAGAGGTATGAGATCAGGTACTTTGAATGTACCTGGTATTGTTGGTTTTGGAAAAGCTTTAGAAATTGCAATAAATGAAATGGATCAAGATACTAATCATGTAATTGGACTTAGAAAAAAATTATGGGATGGTATAAATGCAAAGTTAGATGAAATTTATATTAATGGTCCACATCCTGTAATTGATTCAACAAGAAGACTCCCTGGAAATCTAAACATTTCTTTTGCTTATGTTGAAGGAGAAGGGATGATGATGGGCATCAAAGAGATAGCTGTATCATCTGGGTCTGCTTGTACATCAGCAACTTTAGAACCAAGTTATGTTCTAAAGGCATTAGGTGTTGGTGAAGACTTAGCACATTCATCAATTAGATTTGGTCTTGGAAGATTTACAACTGAAGAAGAAATAGATTATACTTTAGATAAATTAATAGGAGCAGTCTCACATTTAAGGGATATGTCACCTCTATATGAAATGGTAAAAATGGGAATAGATCTTAATTCAATTGAATGGGCTCATCATTAA
- a CDS encoding insulinase family protein → MFTNQEISAINKIDFKTYSLKNGLKIILYKNNKAPIVNILVWYHVGSKNELPNRTGFAHLFEHLMFQGSENLKKSEHFTYIQKVGGSLNGSTSFDRTDYHETLPSDYLELGLWLEADRMRALDLSQENFDNQRDVVFEEYNQRYVNAPYGKLFPLLTSMLFSDTNYSWTPIGNMDQLAESTLEECKAFHNKFYKPNNATLVVSGDFEYDDVIQLIEKHYSDIEQGDEVKFDGVIDNIITGQKRLIHKDNVPLSKVFIGFKGLKIGSENSETADILALIMEEGRSGRLQSSMVFNSNPIAQQVSCFNASFEKNGMIIFSATSNGISTPEELENMLMEQINLIKSEGISTRELQSAKNVMEASISNTFNYLSGVSNALASNHVFLNDINRINLEFSKYNSITKDNVKAFANEILEFNKSCVLHFVPE, encoded by the coding sequence ATGTTTACTAATCAGGAAATATCAGCTATTAATAAAATTGATTTTAAAACCTATTCACTTAAGAATGGTTTAAAAATTATATTGTATAAAAATAATAAAGCACCAATAGTCAATATCTTAGTCTGGTATCATGTAGGTTCAAAAAATGAATTACCAAACAGAACTGGATTTGCACATTTGTTTGAACATTTAATGTTTCAAGGTAGTGAGAACCTTAAAAAGTCAGAACATTTTACTTATATTCAAAAAGTTGGGGGATCTTTAAATGGTTCTACTTCATTTGATAGGACAGATTATCATGAAACATTACCATCTGATTATTTAGAATTAGGATTGTGGTTAGAAGCAGATAGGATGCGTGCTTTAGATTTATCTCAAGAAAATTTTGATAATCAACGAGATGTTGTTTTTGAGGAATATAATCAAAGATATGTTAATGCTCCATATGGAAAATTGTTTCCTTTATTAACTTCCATGTTATTTTCTGATACAAATTATTCATGGACACCAATTGGTAATATGGATCAATTAGCTGAATCAACACTTGAAGAATGTAAAGCTTTTCATAATAAATTTTACAAACCAAATAATGCAACTTTAGTAGTTTCTGGTGATTTTGAATATGATGATGTAATTCAGTTGATTGAAAAACATTATAGTGATATTGAACAAGGAGATGAAGTGAAATTTGATGGTGTAATTGATAATATTATTACAGGACAAAAAAGACTAATTCATAAAGACAATGTTCCTTTATCTAAAGTTTTTATAGGATTTAAAGGATTAAAAATTGGTTCAGAGAATTCTGAAACAGCAGATATTCTTGCCTTAATAATGGAAGAAGGACGCTCAGGCAGGTTGCAATCTAGTATGGTATTTAACTCTAACCCTATTGCTCAGCAAGTATCATGCTTTAATGCTTCTTTTGAAAAAAATGGAATGATTATTTTTTCAGCAACATCAAATGGAATTTCTACTCCAGAAGAATTGGAAAATATGTTAATGGAACAGATCAACTTAATTAAATCTGAAGGAATTTCAACTAGGGAATTACAATCTGCGAAAAATGTTATGGAAGCTTCTATATCAAATACTTTTAATTATTTAAGTGGCGTTTCAAATGCTTTAGCTTCAAACCATGTTTTCTTAAATGACATAAATAGAATCAATTTAGAATTCTCAAAATATAATTCAATTACTAAGGATAATGTAAAAGCATTTGCAAACGAGATTCTAGAATTTAATAAATCCTGTGTTTTACACTTTGTACCTGAATAA